CCAGCCAGCCACCTGGATGTGAGGCTGGGCAGAGACCACTGAAGAAGGCATGGAGGGTGGCAGAAAGCGGCTTCTGTGGCGCACAGGTGGAAGAGCTGCCAGTTCACATCACTGCACTGTGCTctgcgtgtgtacatgtgtgcacatgtgtgaccATGTGGCTCCACCTCTTCCAGCTGCTGCTACAGCGGGGGTCTGGATCGCAGCCTTTTCCTGTGACTTATGTGCCTGTCACCGTCAGGCAGTCCCTCGAGCCCTGGTAACCTGCTCTCCAGGAAGACGGCCTGTTCCCAGATGTCCTGGTAGTGAAGAGTAGAGAGGTAGTGGGTTCCTGTTACTTCCCTTTGCTGGGTCAGGGCTTCCTGCCCACTGGGGCCCAAGCCCACCTATGCTTCCCTCTCCCACTCATCATGAAACCATAACTGTGGTGCACTGTGCCCAGCAGGCCCCAGAAGCCTCTTTCATAGATGTCCTTTGCTGAGCATCAGCTGTCCTGCCCTCACAATGGTCACTTAACTAGCTTAACTCAGTCTTCTGGGTGATGCCGGAGAGCAAGCTTTGTTCCTCtcctgagggagggaggagtctcGCTCCTCTAACACCActgtggcttttcttgccttCTCCAAGTAAGCCCGGACAGGCCACCATCTcactggaatacctgggtttgatccccagctctggctcctgactctggcttcccttTCCTGCAAgggagcagtgatggttcaagtagctgggttcctactatccacatgggagacatggattgaattctgggctccccaGCTTTGGCCCCTTGGCTGCtagggacatttggagagtgaactagtggatgtaagCTTtgtaatgtataaataaaatttttaaaaatcatcaaataaGCCCTGACAGTTCCAGGTTCCATTCTACTGTGCTTAGCAGACAGGAGGGATGAGGTCTGGGGTTTGGGTCTGCCAGCTCCCAGAGACGAGTGATCTGGCTGACTGTGCAGCCCAGCACCACACTGTCAGATGTGGGCAGAAAGGCCCTGACTGAGCTACCTGATGGAGGAAGCCTGCAGCACTGCTGGGATGAGGCCAGGCACCTGGGTCACATGACCAGCTCCCCCCTTTCAGATGGGTAGGTATCTCACTTGCTTATGAAATTTGATGTTCATCAAATATGTTTATGAGAATCACAGCTGTCAGTCCTTTTGGGCTGCTGTAATAGAAACACTGTAGACCGGGTAGATTAAACAACGCACATTTCTCACAACTCTGGAAGCTGCTGAGGATGGCTTCCCCACAGACTTCCCGCTGAAAACTCACCAGGGCAGAGAGTACAGGAGTGCTCTCAGGGGCCCCTACATGAGGGCACTAATCCATTCATGAAGGCTCCACCCTCACGACCTAATCttttcaatgccatctcactggggTGAGGACTTTACTATGAGTGAAACAGCTCCTAACAGAAGCCTTCTCTGCTGAAATAACATCGTGGTTAAATGAGCTCTGGGCAACCTGTAAGCCTCAGGATAGCCTGATCCTCACAGAACTAGGGAGTGTCAACCAGAAGGCACCAGAGAGCTACAGGGTTGTCTGCACAGAATCACATGAGTCCCATGCATGTGGATGTCCTTAGTAGTTAATGACTGGTGTGGggtttgtggtgcagtggcttcacctgctgcttacgacatctgcatcccatgtgggagtgccagtttgagtcctggctgctccacagcttatcctgggaaagccgtggaagatggcctgggtgcttgggtcttgccacacacatgggagacatgcatgggtttcctggttcctggcttcagcctggcccagaactggctatggtgggcatttggggagtgaacgagtgggtggaaaatctctttcaagaagatgaaaataaataaacatgaaaaacgTTCTGTTAAAAAAtagagctggcgccgcggctcactaggctaatactccacctgcggcgctggcacaccgggttctagtcccagttggggcactggattctgtcctggttgcccctcttccaggccagctctctgctgtggccagggagtgcagtggaggatggcccaagtgcttgggccctgcaccccatgggagaccaggataagcacctggctcctgtctcagatcagcatggtgcgccagccgcggcggccattggaaggtgaaccaacggcaaaggaagacctttctctctctctctctctctcactgtccactctgtcaaaaaaaaaaaaaaaaaaaaaaaaaagttaatagctTTTAAGCACTTGTTTATCTTGTGAGAAAGGAACCTGGAAAATAAGACCCAAGTGTAAGGCAGTGGCCTGGGGTCACCGTGCCAGGCAGTAGTTCAGTTTGGACCCAAGAAGCACGGGCACTTGTGAATGCTGATACTGGCCCTGTGGTCCAGGATCCATGCTGTGGCTGAGGAACAGGAGACCCTGGATGGGGTGGCCCTGTGGCTGGGGGTACTTAGAGTCAAGTTTGGGCAAAATAGGTGATAAGGGGCCCTTTTCCTAGGGCGACCAGCTGGTGATAGCCACTCCCAGTGCGTGAGCACTTGGGACATGTTGGTGTTACACCTTCATCAATCATtagaggagctggcgctgtagcatagaaggttaagcctccagaggccagggctgtagtgcagcaggttaaagccctggcctgaagcatcggcatcccgtatgggcgccagttcaagtcctggctccttctcttccgacccaactttctgctatggcctgggatagcagtgtaagatggcccaaatccttgggcctctgcacccatgtgggagacccgaaggaagctgctgactttggactggtgcagctccagccgttgcagccactgggagtgaaccagcggatgaagacctctctctctgtctctacctgtctctgtaactctgtctttcaaataaataaaataaatattaaaaaaaaaaaaaaggttaagcttccacctgcagcactgtcatcccatatatatggacactggttcaagtcctggctgctccactgccgatccagctccctgctaatgtgcctgaaaagcagaagatggtacaagtgcttgggcccctgcacccacgtgggagacctagaagaaacttctggcttccggcaggcccagccctggctgttgaggccatttggggactgaaccagtggagaaagctctctctccctttctgtgtatcCGCCTTTCAAAAAATCTTAAAGTCATTAGAATCCTTTATGTTCTGTGAAATGAGTACCATTCTGATTCCACAGATTCTACAAGGCTAAATAATGGGTTCTGAGTTCATGTTGCTGTTTAAAGAACCAAATTCCCAGTCATGTGCGTGTGATGTGAATCCACAGCCAGTGCCTTTAGCCACTCTCCTACACTGAGCAGGTGCCAGCATGCACTGTGTGTGTCCTCCATGCTCCAGGTACTGTCAGTAACTGCTCTGGAAAGCGGCCTGGTCTGTAACTGAGCCTTAGAATatgatttcctttccttctggTGGCCCAAATTCAATTCCCAGAGGAGCACTGGATTTGTAATTGGGAGCCTTTCTGCCATTCTCACAAGCATCAGGTGTATGTGCACAGGCAGGAGGCTAGGCATGGGGAAcccaggggacacagcccagctgAGCAGAGTCTGCCTGTGCAGCTCAGTGCCTGGTAGGGCCATGATCACTGCCGCCAGGGCGAAGGCCTCGCAAGAAGCAGCGACAGTTTTATGGCGTCAATGTGCTTTATTAGCTTTCTTTTCCATGCTGAGTCGGATTCAGATACAGAGGGTCTTTCACAGGAAATGGTTTGGAGTCTCAGAGGCAAATTAGCATTGCCACATAAAGGCTGTGCTTCAATTCAGAAAGAAAACACTGTATCACCGAAGCCCAAGCCTGGAGctggcctggccagggcagggtgaCCCAGATGCTCCATCCTTCTGGGGAGGGAAAGGGCAGAGCTGGAGAGGCGCAGGGCCCACTCTGGCTGTTTGCAATGTACTTCTGCAGGTTTGGTGGAAGACTTCCTGCTGGACTTGGGAGGGTGACAGTGGCCACCTCAGCACCCCAGTGAGAGGAGCTGAGGCTGAGGAGGCACTCACGCATCCTTACTCTGCAAGCCCTCCAGGATGGCACGGAGGATGGCGGCTGCTGCCACGGCCCCAGGGTCTGGCTGCTCCAGCCGTGCAGAGCTGATGTAACTGGCTCGTCCGGCTCCGGCTTCCATATTCTTGGTGGCCTCAGCTGCAGCTTCAGCACTCTGAGGGGGTGTGAGTGGAGGAGGAGATTCAAGGACAGCATCAGGCCTCCTCTTTTCCGCCTCCTCCCTCTAATGTCATGCTGGGGAAAGGACATCACTCACCCACTTCTAGCAGGAAAAGCAGCTACCGTTTACTGAGTCCTTGCTATgtccaggccctgtgctgggctctATAGATCTCCTTAGCCCCACAGACACTCATCTCCATTTGACAGGGGAGGAAGCTACAGCTCAGGCACTCAGGGTCTTTGGAGATGGGAGCCTAGTGGCTCCAAGCCTGTTGTCCAGGGTGACTAGGCCCAGTCTCACTCACCTTGACTGCTTTGGTCAGGACTTGGAACAGGTCTGCCCCTGGGTTCTTCCAGGCTTGGAGCTCCTTTCGCGCTGCCCACAGAGAATCCAGCTGGACAAAGGGATGGGGGAGCTGAGGGATACCCTGCCACTGAGGGCCAagagggggaagggctggggctgcagctcaaCTACACACCATTGTCCTGTCCCCTGGTGCAGCCTGTCCATACCTGGCAGGGAAAGAAAATGGGCAAGGCTCACAGTAGGCAAGCACTCAGGGTGGGGATACTAACCACCTCCTCCAACCCATGCTGGGGGGAAGCACAGGGCTTTGGCTCACTTCTGCATGGCCTCCAGGCCGGCATCCATGGCAGCAGACCAGGCTGGGAGGTCAGTCTTGGCTTTGAGGGGCTGGGCAGCTGCAGTCAGGAACAGGCCATAGAGCTTGGGGAGGACCAGAATGCTAAGAATGTGGAGCTGGCCTGGGCCCCGGCCAAGTCAGGATCCTCCCGCCAGCCCTTCTGCCCCCAGAGGCTGCTGGCACTCACTGCCCCAGATGAGCCTCCCATCTTCTCCAGAAGCAGGATGGACAATTTGGAGAGAAGCTGGGCAGGACTGGCAGGCAGTGGACCCTCCTTCAGCAACCCCTGGATCGCTGCAGGCAGAGAGATGGTAAGGGGTTTGGAGACGATTCCTTTGCCTGAACCCCACTGTGTTGAGACAATGCCAGTCAGAATGAATGAGGGCTGGAAGAGGCCAAGAGGGAACCAGAATGCCACTGCCAAGACTCTCCTTCCATACCTACTGTGTAGTCTGGGGAGGGCTAGGAAAGGGACCTGGCAGTCACCCGGGGGTCAGCCTGCCCCAAACACCCTGGCATTTCACACCCTGCTTGCTTATTTCATGCCTTTCCCCTCAGCTTCTCTATACTAGCATCCTGCTTGGTTTACTGAGATTTCTGCCTGCTTCATTCACTGCTGTATCCACAGGGTTGAAAGCAGAGCCTGGCCCATGGTGGGTACTAAATACATTTTCATGAGTGAATGGTCCTTTTTATCGGTCTGGATAAACTGAGAAAAATAAGGGCAACAGAATGAATTTGGCTTGAACCATAATTTATTATTCACTGTAAAGGGTTTCATTTTATTCTAAAACAATCACCTCCTACATCTATAGTGTACAGTACTCCTTTTCTTAGGAAAATAGGCGAAAGGATGCAGGGGTTTTGCGAATGACCACATTCGGCCAAGTACAGGTTGGCAATCCCCAATAAATGTTTTGGAAATCAATCTGTTTCATGGAATGCCAAAATTTAAGGCACAGGTGGCCATACCAGTCCCTCTGCAGGCCCCTGTGGGGGCCCAGGCACTAACCTCTGGCAGCCCGACTGTGGGTGGTGCCACAGTCCCCATCGCCAGCAGCCCGGTCCAGGGCATTCAGGTGGTCCTCTAGGCCCAGGAGGGTGGTGCACACCCGTTCCAGCACAAGTCCTATCTTCTTGGATGCTACACCTGGAAAGATAGGAATAGTAGGCACGAGGCCCATCTGGCCCTTCTTACAACCAAACTCGACTGGTGTGGGAGGTGTGAGAGGCCCCGCGCATTCCACTGCACACCAGTGCACTCTTGGGGCCACTGAGGATGCCTGCTCCCTCCCCAACAGCAGGGCCCAGTACCTCCTGCAGCAGTGGAGTCAGGGGCCTCCTGGGGCTCCACGGGGGCTgcccggctccgcttccgcccAGTCACAGAGACCCTGGCCACATTAGGCCAGGCTGCTGCGGTGGTCTCAGCATCTAGGCACAACAAGACAACTCTCAGACATGGCTGGCCAGCAGGGACCAGGGTGGGTAGCCCTGGAGGAAGCGAGTTCAGCCACTGTGTaccaggggatggagggagggtccCTGGGGGAAGGACCAGCAAGCTCTGGGGAGGATCCTGTCACCCACTCCTGAACAGTCAAGTGTGAGCTGGGGAAGGCCAAGGGCCTCTTCATGGGGTCCGGATCCCTGATTGTCTTGGTCAGTCCTGATGGGGTCCCTCCAAGTCTCCCTGGGTCCTTCCAGCAACATGAGTTGCCAGCTTGGGTGACCCCCAGTCTCAGGTCTCACCTATCAGTTTCAGGAGGGGCTCATCCACCAGCAGGAGAGTGAGGGAAACACCAGGCATCTCCAGCGCTGACATAAAGGTGCCCACCAGGGCACGGGCGATCTTCACCCCGCGGCCCTCTGCAATACCAGAGCATGGAAGTCCATGAGGgatggatggggatggggatggggatggggatgcccctgcccctgcccccagcagcaggCAAAGAACTTGTACCATGGAAAAACAATGATCTTGGGAGCTGGGGCCCTGAGGTCAGAAGGGAGACAGCCTGGTTCTTCTCAGGGCAACTCTCAATGACACCCCAAATTACTACATTCCCTGAAGGCGTCTCCACTTTAGGGGCAGATGACTTCTTACCAGGTCCTGGGTACTGTGCTAAGCATCTAACATATATTTAATCTCATCTGAACCTCAAACCCTGTAAAGCAGCAAGTATCACTACCACCGACTCACAGACAAGACAACAGAGGCTCAAGGCACCCAACAAGAAGTGAGTAATGCCTTCACTGAGGGTCATCTGACTGCACAGCCCACCTTCGGGGCCACTGCAAGACCCTACCTCAGTTGCTTTCCATATGTCCGGCTCAAATGGCCAGAGTCTCCGTCCCAGTGTAGGACTCACCTAGACAGCGGACAGCAGCATCAGCGATGATGCCCAGTTCCAGGAATGACAGGCCTCCCAGATTGTTGACCATCAGCACCACTGAGGAGCCTGTGGGTACACACGACACCCCAGTTAGGACTCTCTGCGCACCCCCTGCCCAGGCGGTTAGGAGGATGGGAGGCCACTCGCCTGACTGCACAGGCACATGGGACGCATTGGAGGTGCTTGTCATGTGGTCGAGCATGATCCTCACAATCTCCTCTGCAGTGGCCATCTGTCCGGAGGAGACACTGGTGAGCTGCTTCTGGGCAGCCTTGGCCTCAGGCAGGCCTGTGGTGGGGAGTCTACCTACCTTTATCCTGCGCACACCAGCTTCCCCATGGATTCCTGCGGAGAAATGCGGTCTTTGTTGACCCGGTCAGGGCCGGGGTATTTGT
This window of the Lepus europaeus isolate LE1 chromosome 7, mLepTim1.pri, whole genome shotgun sequence genome carries:
- the TKFC gene encoding triokinase/FMN cyclase isoform X2, which codes for MASKKLVNSVAGCADDALAGLVACDPNLQLLQGHRVALRSDLDSLKGRVALLSGGGSGHEPAHAGFIGKGMLTGVIAGAVFTSPAVGSILAAIRAVAQAGTAGILLIVKNYTGDRLNFGLAREQARAEGIAVEMVVIGDDSAFTVLKKAGRRGLCGTVLIHKVAGALAEAGVGLEEITKRVSEVAKTMGTLGVSLSSCSVPGSKPTFELAADEVELGLGIHGEAGVRRIKMATAEEIVRIMLDHMTSTSNASHVPVQSGSSVVLMVNNLGGLSFLELGIIADAAVRCLEGRGVKIARALVGTFMSALEMPGVSLTLLLVDEPLLKLIDAETTAAAWPNVARVSVTGRKRSRAAPVEPQEAPDSTAAGGVASKKIGLVLERVCTTLLGLEDHLNALDRAAGDGDCGTTHSRAARAIQGLLKEGPLPASPAQLLSKLSILLLEKMGGSSGALYGLFLTAAAQPLKAKTDLPAWSAAMDAGLEAMQKYGQAAPGDRTMLDSLWAARKELQAWKNPGADLFQVLTKAVKSAEAAAEATKNMEAGAGRASYISSARLEQPDPGAVAAAAILRAILEGLQSKDA
- the TKFC gene encoding triokinase/FMN cyclase isoform X1; the encoded protein is MRRQAGLLPPPLCSDPDCLSCSPSLGRFGLRLNQSLPTMASKKLVNSVAGCADDALAGLVACDPNLQLLQGHRVALRSDLDSLKGRVALLSGGGSGHEPAHAGFIGKGMLTGVIAGAVFTSPAVGSILAAIRAVAQAGTAGILLIVKNYTGDRLNFGLAREQARAEGIAVEMVVIGDDSAFTVLKKAGRRGLCGTVLIHKVAGALAEAGVGLEEITKRVSEVAKTMGTLGVSLSSCSVPGSKPTFELAADEVELGLGIHGEAGVRRIKMATAEEIVRIMLDHMTSTSNASHVPVQSGSSVVLMVNNLGGLSFLELGIIADAAVRCLEGRGVKIARALVGTFMSALEMPGVSLTLLLVDEPLLKLIDAETTAAAWPNVARVSVTGRKRSRAAPVEPQEAPDSTAAGGVASKKIGLVLERVCTTLLGLEDHLNALDRAAGDGDCGTTHSRAARAIQGLLKEGPLPASPAQLLSKLSILLLEKMGGSSGALYGLFLTAAAQPLKAKTDLPAWSAAMDAGLEAMQKYGQAAPGDRTMLDSLWAARKELQAWKNPGADLFQVLTKAVKSAEAAAEATKNMEAGAGRASYISSARLEQPDPGAVAAAAILRAILEGLQSKDA